The following proteins come from a genomic window of Pelmatolapia mariae isolate MD_Pm_ZW linkage group LG17, Pm_UMD_F_2, whole genome shotgun sequence:
- the il15ra gene encoding interleukin-15 receptor subunit alpha isoform X3: protein MALVSLAFSVCVMIVCWPQLSSSDNSCPCPEIPKLNLTNLPQQGCYNPTIRAHFRYKCKDGYLRKVGTSNLIKCEDSGTGLQWSKTKPELVCIPDPRITTTQPAKATSATSTTTTTTTESHTDISSYSISTSAITSTAQVMQNASTVLEQGTSTQTTTHAEPVMETTGKTDTMKHAMSPTRPDNTTHSALEIDAATTTAATVITVLLVIVCTAGVVLLYRRRRREHTPVNQDPEELCTLNA, encoded by the exons ATGGCTCTGGTTTCACTGGCTTTCTCCGTCTGCGTTATGATAGTTTGTTGGCCTCAATTATCCAGCAGCG atAACAGCTGTCCATGTCCAGAAATTCCAAAGTTGAATTTAACAAACCTCCCACAACAAGGCTGCTACAATCCCACAATACGTGCCCATTTTCGCTACAAATGTAAGGATGGTTACCTGAGAAAAGTGGGAACCTCAAATTTAATCAAATGCGAAGATTCTGGAACTGGTCTACAGTGGAGCAAAACCAAACCAGAGCTAGTGTGTATAC CTGACCCAAggataacaacaacacaaccaGCAAAAGCAACAAGTGCAACTTctactacaacaacaacaacaacag AGAGTCACACTGATATTTCCTCTTACTCCATCAGTACTTCCGCTATCA CTTCCACTGCTCAGGTGATGCAGAATGCAAGCACAGTGCTTGAACAAGGAACCAGTACACAGACAACCACCCACG CAGAACCTGTGATGGAGACAACAGGAAAGACCGACACAATGAAGCACGCCATGTCACCAACAAGACCTGACAACACCACCCATTCTGCGCTTGAAATTG ACGCTGCAACAACCACAGCGGCAACGGTCATCACTGTTTTACTGGTGATTGTCTGTACTGCAGGGGTAGTCTTACTGTATCGaag gaggagaagagagcaCACCCCAGTGAACCAAGACCCAGAGGAGCTGTGCACACTAAATGCATGA
- the il15ra gene encoding interleukin-15 receptor subunit alpha isoform X5 produces MALVSLAFSVCVMIVCWPQLSSSDNSCPCPEIPKLNLTNLPQQGCYNPTIRAHFRYKCKDGYLRKVGTSNLIKCEDSGTGLQWSKTKPELVCIPDPRITTTQPAKATSATSTTTTTTTESHTDISSYSISTSAITEPVMETTGKTDTMKHAMSPTRPDNTTHSALEIDAATTTAATVITVLLVIVCTAGVVLLYRRRRREHTPVNQDPEELCTLNA; encoded by the exons ATGGCTCTGGTTTCACTGGCTTTCTCCGTCTGCGTTATGATAGTTTGTTGGCCTCAATTATCCAGCAGCG atAACAGCTGTCCATGTCCAGAAATTCCAAAGTTGAATTTAACAAACCTCCCACAACAAGGCTGCTACAATCCCACAATACGTGCCCATTTTCGCTACAAATGTAAGGATGGTTACCTGAGAAAAGTGGGAACCTCAAATTTAATCAAATGCGAAGATTCTGGAACTGGTCTACAGTGGAGCAAAACCAAACCAGAGCTAGTGTGTATAC CTGACCCAAggataacaacaacacaaccaGCAAAAGCAACAAGTGCAACTTctactacaacaacaacaacaacag AGAGTCACACTGATATTTCCTCTTACTCCATCAGTACTTCCGCTATCA CAGAACCTGTGATGGAGACAACAGGAAAGACCGACACAATGAAGCACGCCATGTCACCAACAAGACCTGACAACACCACCCATTCTGCGCTTGAAATTG ACGCTGCAACAACCACAGCGGCAACGGTCATCACTGTTTTACTGGTGATTGTCTGTACTGCAGGGGTAGTCTTACTGTATCGaag gaggagaagagagcaCACCCCAGTGAACCAAGACCCAGAGGAGCTGTGCACACTAAATGCATGA
- the il15ra gene encoding interleukin-15 receptor subunit alpha isoform X4, with the protein MALVSLAFSVCVMIVCWPQLSSSDNSCPCPEIPKLNLTNLPQQGCYNPTIRAHFRYKCKDGYLRKVGTSNLIKCEDSGTGLQWSKTKPELVCIPDPRITTTQPAKATSATSTTTTTTTESHTDISSYSISTSAITSTAQVMQNASTVLEQGTSTQTTTHEPVMETTGKTDTMKHAMSPTRPDNTTHSALEIDAATTTAATVITVLLVIVCTAGVVLLYRRRRREHTPVNQDPEELCTLNA; encoded by the exons ATGGCTCTGGTTTCACTGGCTTTCTCCGTCTGCGTTATGATAGTTTGTTGGCCTCAATTATCCAGCAGCG atAACAGCTGTCCATGTCCAGAAATTCCAAAGTTGAATTTAACAAACCTCCCACAACAAGGCTGCTACAATCCCACAATACGTGCCCATTTTCGCTACAAATGTAAGGATGGTTACCTGAGAAAAGTGGGAACCTCAAATTTAATCAAATGCGAAGATTCTGGAACTGGTCTACAGTGGAGCAAAACCAAACCAGAGCTAGTGTGTATAC CTGACCCAAggataacaacaacacaaccaGCAAAAGCAACAAGTGCAACTTctactacaacaacaacaacaacag AGAGTCACACTGATATTTCCTCTTACTCCATCAGTACTTCCGCTATCA CTTCCACTGCTCAGGTGATGCAGAATGCAAGCACAGTGCTTGAACAAGGAACCAGTACACAGACAACCACCCACG AACCTGTGATGGAGACAACAGGAAAGACCGACACAATGAAGCACGCCATGTCACCAACAAGACCTGACAACACCACCCATTCTGCGCTTGAAATTG ACGCTGCAACAACCACAGCGGCAACGGTCATCACTGTTTTACTGGTGATTGTCTGTACTGCAGGGGTAGTCTTACTGTATCGaag gaggagaagagagcaCACCCCAGTGAACCAAGACCCAGAGGAGCTGTGCACACTAAATGCATGA
- the il15ra gene encoding interleukin-15 receptor subunit alpha isoform X2, translating to MALVSLAFSVCVMIVCWPQLSSSDNSCPCPEIPKLNLTNLPQQGCYNPTIRAHFRYKCKDGYLRKVGTSNLIKCEDSGTGLQWSKTKPELVCIPDPRITTTQPAKATSATSTTTTTTTESHTDISSYSISTSAITTASTAQVMQNASTVLEQGTSTQTTTHEPVMETTGKTDTMKHAMSPTRPDNTTHSALEIDAATTTAATVITVLLVIVCTAGVVLLYRRRRREHTPVNQDPEELCTLNA from the exons ATGGCTCTGGTTTCACTGGCTTTCTCCGTCTGCGTTATGATAGTTTGTTGGCCTCAATTATCCAGCAGCG atAACAGCTGTCCATGTCCAGAAATTCCAAAGTTGAATTTAACAAACCTCCCACAACAAGGCTGCTACAATCCCACAATACGTGCCCATTTTCGCTACAAATGTAAGGATGGTTACCTGAGAAAAGTGGGAACCTCAAATTTAATCAAATGCGAAGATTCTGGAACTGGTCTACAGTGGAGCAAAACCAAACCAGAGCTAGTGTGTATAC CTGACCCAAggataacaacaacacaaccaGCAAAAGCAACAAGTGCAACTTctactacaacaacaacaacaacag AGAGTCACACTGATATTTCCTCTTACTCCATCAGTACTTCCGCTATCA CAACAGCTTCCACTGCTCAGGTGATGCAGAATGCAAGCACAGTGCTTGAACAAGGAACCAGTACACAGACAACCACCCACG AACCTGTGATGGAGACAACAGGAAAGACCGACACAATGAAGCACGCCATGTCACCAACAAGACCTGACAACACCACCCATTCTGCGCTTGAAATTG ACGCTGCAACAACCACAGCGGCAACGGTCATCACTGTTTTACTGGTGATTGTCTGTACTGCAGGGGTAGTCTTACTGTATCGaag gaggagaagagagcaCACCCCAGTGAACCAAGACCCAGAGGAGCTGTGCACACTAAATGCATGA
- the rbm17 gene encoding splicing factor 45 isoform X1, with protein sequence MSLYDDLGVGASDTKTEGWSKNFKLLQSQLKVKKAALTQAKTQRMKQTTVLAPVIDLKRGSSSDERQITDAPPHVAAGLKDAVPSAFSASDVLIPLADEYDPMFPNDYEKVVKRHREERQRQREQERQKEIEEREKKRKDRHESGAPSGFSRFPAGEEDSDEEEEYEKERRKRSMGGAAIAPPSSLVDRDGSSFSYEDEGRPARGSKAAIPPPMYEDSDRPRSPPGPTSSFLANMGGTVAHKIMQKYGFKEGQGLGKHEQGLSTALSVEKTSKRGGKIIIGDAAEKPGSSQSGATETSGSAADSSKKSDANPLTEILKNPTKVVLLRNMVGRGEVDEDLEGETKEECEKYGKVVKCVIFEIAEVPDDEAVRIFLEFERVESAIKAVVDLNGRYFGGRVVKACFYNLDKFRVLDLGEQV encoded by the exons ATGTCGCTCTATGATGACCTCGGTGTGGGTGCCAGTGACACTAAGACCGAAGGCTGGTCCAAGAACTTTAAGCTACTACAGTCCCAGCTGAAGGTGAAGAAGGCGGCTCTGACACAGGCCAAG accCAGCGGATGAAGCAGACCACCGTCTTGGCGCCTGTCATTGATCTTAAGAGAGGAAGTTCCAGTGATGAGCGACAGATCACAGACGCTCCTCCACATGTTGCGGCTGGTCTCAAG GATGCAGTCCCCAGTGCCTTCTCTGCTAGCGATGTGCTGATCCCCTTAGCAGACGAGTATGACCCCATGTTCCCCAATGACTACGAGAAGGTGGTGAAGCGTCACAGAGAAGAACGGCAGCGACAGAGGGAGCAGGAGCGGCAGAAGGAAATTGAAGAGAGGGAAAA GAAAAGGAAAGACAGACACGAAAGTGGAGCTCCCAGTGGCTTCTCTCGTTTCCCGGCAGGAGAGGAAGActcagatgaggaggaggagtacgaaaaggagaggaggaaaagaa GCATGGGTGGAGCAGCCATTGCCCCTCCATCTTCCCTTGTGGACAGAGATG GCTCTTCATTTTCCTATGAAGATGAGGGCCGTCCTGCCAGAGGCTCAAAGGCGGCCATCCCTCCACCTATGTATGAAGACTCAGACCGGCCCCGCTCACCACCCGGACCGACCAGCTCCTTCCTTGCTAACATGGG aggcaCAGTGGCCCATAAGATTATGCAGAAATATGGCTTCAAAGAAGGCCAGGGACTCGGGAAGCACGAGCAAGGCCTCAGCACGGCGCTGTCTGTGGAAAAGACCAGCAAGAGAGGTGGAAAGATCATCATAGGTGACGCAGCAGAAAAAC CAGGCTCCAGCCAATCAGGTGCCACTGAGACTTCAGGCTCTGCAG CTGACTCCTCCAAGAAGTCTGACGCGAACCCGCTCACTGAGATCCTGAAAAACCCGACCAAGGTGGTCCTGCTGAGG AACATGGTGGGGCGAGGAGAGGTGGACGAGGACTTGGAGGGAGAGACGAAAGAGGAATGCGAGAAATACGGCAAAGTAgttaaatgtgtcatttttgaG ATTGCAGAGGTGCCAGATGATGAAGCTGTCAGAATATTTCTGGAGTTTGAGAGGGTGGAGTCGGCCATCAAAG CTGTTGTGGATCTGAACGGACGATATTTCGGTGGGCGAGTTGTCAAGGCCTGCTTCTACAATCTAGACAAGTTTCGGGTTTTGGACCTCGGCGAGCAGGTTTGA
- the rbm17 gene encoding splicing factor 45 isoform X2 — protein MSLYDDLGVGASDTKTEGWSKNFKLLQSQLKVKKAALTQAKTQRMKQTTVLAPVIDLKRGSSSDERQITDAPPHVAAGLKDAVPSAFSASDVLIPLADEYDPMFPNDYEKVVKRHREERQRQREQERQKEIEEREKKRKDRHESGAPSGFSRFPAGEEDSDEEEEYEKERRKRSMGGAAIAPPSSLVDRDGSSFSYEDEGRPARGSKAAIPPPMYEDSDRPRSPPGPTSSFLANMGGTVAHKIMQKYGFKEGQGLGKHEQGLSTALSVEKTSKRGGKIIIGDAAEKPDSSKKSDANPLTEILKNPTKVVLLRNMVGRGEVDEDLEGETKEECEKYGKVVKCVIFEIAEVPDDEAVRIFLEFERVESAIKAVVDLNGRYFGGRVVKACFYNLDKFRVLDLGEQV, from the exons ATGTCGCTCTATGATGACCTCGGTGTGGGTGCCAGTGACACTAAGACCGAAGGCTGGTCCAAGAACTTTAAGCTACTACAGTCCCAGCTGAAGGTGAAGAAGGCGGCTCTGACACAGGCCAAG accCAGCGGATGAAGCAGACCACCGTCTTGGCGCCTGTCATTGATCTTAAGAGAGGAAGTTCCAGTGATGAGCGACAGATCACAGACGCTCCTCCACATGTTGCGGCTGGTCTCAAG GATGCAGTCCCCAGTGCCTTCTCTGCTAGCGATGTGCTGATCCCCTTAGCAGACGAGTATGACCCCATGTTCCCCAATGACTACGAGAAGGTGGTGAAGCGTCACAGAGAAGAACGGCAGCGACAGAGGGAGCAGGAGCGGCAGAAGGAAATTGAAGAGAGGGAAAA GAAAAGGAAAGACAGACACGAAAGTGGAGCTCCCAGTGGCTTCTCTCGTTTCCCGGCAGGAGAGGAAGActcagatgaggaggaggagtacgaaaaggagaggaggaaaagaa GCATGGGTGGAGCAGCCATTGCCCCTCCATCTTCCCTTGTGGACAGAGATG GCTCTTCATTTTCCTATGAAGATGAGGGCCGTCCTGCCAGAGGCTCAAAGGCGGCCATCCCTCCACCTATGTATGAAGACTCAGACCGGCCCCGCTCACCACCCGGACCGACCAGCTCCTTCCTTGCTAACATGGG aggcaCAGTGGCCCATAAGATTATGCAGAAATATGGCTTCAAAGAAGGCCAGGGACTCGGGAAGCACGAGCAAGGCCTCAGCACGGCGCTGTCTGTGGAAAAGACCAGCAAGAGAGGTGGAAAGATCATCATAGGTGACGCAGCAGAAAAAC CTGACTCCTCCAAGAAGTCTGACGCGAACCCGCTCACTGAGATCCTGAAAAACCCGACCAAGGTGGTCCTGCTGAGG AACATGGTGGGGCGAGGAGAGGTGGACGAGGACTTGGAGGGAGAGACGAAAGAGGAATGCGAGAAATACGGCAAAGTAgttaaatgtgtcatttttgaG ATTGCAGAGGTGCCAGATGATGAAGCTGTCAGAATATTTCTGGAGTTTGAGAGGGTGGAGTCGGCCATCAAAG CTGTTGTGGATCTGAACGGACGATATTTCGGTGGGCGAGTTGTCAAGGCCTGCTTCTACAATCTAGACAAGTTTCGGGTTTTGGACCTCGGCGAGCAGGTTTGA
- the il15ra gene encoding interleukin-15 receptor subunit alpha isoform X6 — MALVSLAFSVCVMIVCWPQLSSSDNSCPCPEIPKLNLTNLPQQGCYNPTIRAHFRYKCKDGYLRKVGTSNLIKCEDSGTGLQWSKTKPELVCIPDPRITTTQPAKATSATSTTTTTTTESHTDISSYSISTSAIKPVMETTGKTDTMKHAMSPTRPDNTTHSALEIDAATTTAATVITVLLVIVCTAGVVLLYRRRRREHTPVNQDPEELCTLNA, encoded by the exons ATGGCTCTGGTTTCACTGGCTTTCTCCGTCTGCGTTATGATAGTTTGTTGGCCTCAATTATCCAGCAGCG atAACAGCTGTCCATGTCCAGAAATTCCAAAGTTGAATTTAACAAACCTCCCACAACAAGGCTGCTACAATCCCACAATACGTGCCCATTTTCGCTACAAATGTAAGGATGGTTACCTGAGAAAAGTGGGAACCTCAAATTTAATCAAATGCGAAGATTCTGGAACTGGTCTACAGTGGAGCAAAACCAAACCAGAGCTAGTGTGTATAC CTGACCCAAggataacaacaacacaaccaGCAAAAGCAACAAGTGCAACTTctactacaacaacaacaacaacag AGAGTCACACTGATATTTCCTCTTACTCCATCAGTACTTCCGCTATCA AACCTGTGATGGAGACAACAGGAAAGACCGACACAATGAAGCACGCCATGTCACCAACAAGACCTGACAACACCACCCATTCTGCGCTTGAAATTG ACGCTGCAACAACCACAGCGGCAACGGTCATCACTGTTTTACTGGTGATTGTCTGTACTGCAGGGGTAGTCTTACTGTATCGaag gaggagaagagagcaCACCCCAGTGAACCAAGACCCAGAGGAGCTGTGCACACTAAATGCATGA
- the il15ra gene encoding interleukin-15 receptor subunit alpha isoform X8 — MALVSLAFSVCVMIVCWPQLSSSDNSCPCPEIPKLNLTNLPQQGCYNPTIRAHFRYKCKDGYLRKVGTSNLIKCEDSGTGLQWSKTKPELVCIPDPRITTTQPAKATSATSTTTTTTTEPVMETTGKTDTMKHAMSPTRPDNTTHSALEIDAATTTAATVITVLLVIVCTAGVVLLYRRRRREHTPVNQDPEELCTLNA; from the exons ATGGCTCTGGTTTCACTGGCTTTCTCCGTCTGCGTTATGATAGTTTGTTGGCCTCAATTATCCAGCAGCG atAACAGCTGTCCATGTCCAGAAATTCCAAAGTTGAATTTAACAAACCTCCCACAACAAGGCTGCTACAATCCCACAATACGTGCCCATTTTCGCTACAAATGTAAGGATGGTTACCTGAGAAAAGTGGGAACCTCAAATTTAATCAAATGCGAAGATTCTGGAACTGGTCTACAGTGGAGCAAAACCAAACCAGAGCTAGTGTGTATAC CTGACCCAAggataacaacaacacaaccaGCAAAAGCAACAAGTGCAACTTctactacaacaacaacaacaacag AACCTGTGATGGAGACAACAGGAAAGACCGACACAATGAAGCACGCCATGTCACCAACAAGACCTGACAACACCACCCATTCTGCGCTTGAAATTG ACGCTGCAACAACCACAGCGGCAACGGTCATCACTGTTTTACTGGTGATTGTCTGTACTGCAGGGGTAGTCTTACTGTATCGaag gaggagaagagagcaCACCCCAGTGAACCAAGACCCAGAGGAGCTGTGCACACTAAATGCATGA
- the il15ra gene encoding interleukin-15 receptor subunit alpha isoform X7 yields the protein MALVSLAFSVCVMIVCWPQLSSSDNSCPCPEIPKLNLTNLPQQGCYNPTIRAHFRYKCKDGYLRKVGTSNLIKCEDSGTGLQWSKTKPELVCIPDPRITTTQPAKATSATSTTTTTTTAEPVMETTGKTDTMKHAMSPTRPDNTTHSALEIDAATTTAATVITVLLVIVCTAGVVLLYRRRRREHTPVNQDPEELCTLNA from the exons ATGGCTCTGGTTTCACTGGCTTTCTCCGTCTGCGTTATGATAGTTTGTTGGCCTCAATTATCCAGCAGCG atAACAGCTGTCCATGTCCAGAAATTCCAAAGTTGAATTTAACAAACCTCCCACAACAAGGCTGCTACAATCCCACAATACGTGCCCATTTTCGCTACAAATGTAAGGATGGTTACCTGAGAAAAGTGGGAACCTCAAATTTAATCAAATGCGAAGATTCTGGAACTGGTCTACAGTGGAGCAAAACCAAACCAGAGCTAGTGTGTATAC CTGACCCAAggataacaacaacacaaccaGCAAAAGCAACAAGTGCAACTTctactacaacaacaacaacaacag CAGAACCTGTGATGGAGACAACAGGAAAGACCGACACAATGAAGCACGCCATGTCACCAACAAGACCTGACAACACCACCCATTCTGCGCTTGAAATTG ACGCTGCAACAACCACAGCGGCAACGGTCATCACTGTTTTACTGGTGATTGTCTGTACTGCAGGGGTAGTCTTACTGTATCGaag gaggagaagagagcaCACCCCAGTGAACCAAGACCCAGAGGAGCTGTGCACACTAAATGCATGA
- the il15ra gene encoding interleukin-15 receptor subunit alpha isoform X1, whose product MALVSLAFSVCVMIVCWPQLSSSDNSCPCPEIPKLNLTNLPQQGCYNPTIRAHFRYKCKDGYLRKVGTSNLIKCEDSGTGLQWSKTKPELVCIPDPRITTTQPAKATSATSTTTTTTTESHTDISSYSISTSAITTASTAQVMQNASTVLEQGTSTQTTTHAEPVMETTGKTDTMKHAMSPTRPDNTTHSALEIDAATTTAATVITVLLVIVCTAGVVLLYRRRRREHTPVNQDPEELCTLNA is encoded by the exons ATGGCTCTGGTTTCACTGGCTTTCTCCGTCTGCGTTATGATAGTTTGTTGGCCTCAATTATCCAGCAGCG atAACAGCTGTCCATGTCCAGAAATTCCAAAGTTGAATTTAACAAACCTCCCACAACAAGGCTGCTACAATCCCACAATACGTGCCCATTTTCGCTACAAATGTAAGGATGGTTACCTGAGAAAAGTGGGAACCTCAAATTTAATCAAATGCGAAGATTCTGGAACTGGTCTACAGTGGAGCAAAACCAAACCAGAGCTAGTGTGTATAC CTGACCCAAggataacaacaacacaaccaGCAAAAGCAACAAGTGCAACTTctactacaacaacaacaacaacag AGAGTCACACTGATATTTCCTCTTACTCCATCAGTACTTCCGCTATCA CAACAGCTTCCACTGCTCAGGTGATGCAGAATGCAAGCACAGTGCTTGAACAAGGAACCAGTACACAGACAACCACCCACG CAGAACCTGTGATGGAGACAACAGGAAAGACCGACACAATGAAGCACGCCATGTCACCAACAAGACCTGACAACACCACCCATTCTGCGCTTGAAATTG ACGCTGCAACAACCACAGCGGCAACGGTCATCACTGTTTTACTGGTGATTGTCTGTACTGCAGGGGTAGTCTTACTGTATCGaag gaggagaagagagcaCACCCCAGTGAACCAAGACCCAGAGGAGCTGTGCACACTAAATGCATGA